A single genomic interval of Vairimorpha necatrix chromosome 5, complete sequence harbors:
- a CDS encoding replication protein A 32 kDa subunit — MSDLGYNPSSPKKEYTGIKTIRSLTIKQLQSAEHEEGSTVMYVDNKELTTFRLIGWTCSVKTTNTGKVFILEDGTSEIECTMWSNKTYEEYLANLIEDGLFIKVTGTLKEYLGKKSVNVTSLYVIEDYNEMLYHMASSVKEHLMKKDVPVTNDLLKIQKDILECIRNNQDDDTGLPINIILKCLQNEYNERMIRENIDFLVDNCHLIMADDGGYKTVN; from the coding sequence ATGTCCGATCTCGGCTATAATCCATCATCTCCCAAGAAAGAATACACTGGTATAAAAACTATAAGATCTCTGACTATTAAACAATTACAATCTGCTGAACACGAAGAAGGCTCTACTGTCATGTACGTAGACAATAAAGAATTGACAACATTCAGACTTATAGGATGGACTTGTAGTGTCAAAACCACTAACACTGGCAAAGTCTTTATATTAGAAGACGGGACTAGTGAAATTGAGTGCACAATGTGgtcaaataaaacataCGAAGAATATCTTGCAAATCTTATAGAAGATGGCTTATTTATCAAAGTGACTGGTACTCTGAAAGAATATTTAGGCAAGAAAAGTGTAAATGTCACTAGTCTTTATGTTATCGAGGATTATAATGAAATGTTGTACCACATGGCTTCATCTGTGAAGGAGCATCTTATGAAAAAAGACGTGCCTGTGACAAATGACTTGCTGAAAATACAGAAAGATATTCTTGAATGTATAAGAAATAATCAAGACGATGACACAGGACTGCCTATAAACATTATACTTAAATGTCTACAGAACGAATATAATGAAAGAATGATaagagaaaatattgattttttagttgATAATTGCCACCTTATCATGGCCGACGACGGAGGATATAAAACtgttaattaa